In one window of Henckelia pumila isolate YLH828 chromosome 1, ASM3356847v2, whole genome shotgun sequence DNA:
- the LOC140874347 gene encoding probable methyltransferase PMT2 isoform X1 encodes MATKGNSGENRNRNSVSIFIAAGLCFFFYVLGAWQRSGSVKGDNIALEITKKAEECGGIVSNLEFETHHGEDVGRSGDPVLDVKEFEPCDDKYTDHTPCQEQARAMTFPRENMNYRERHCPSEDEKLSCLVPAPKGYVTPFRWPKSRDYVPYANAPHKSLTVEKAVQNWVQYEGNVFRFPGGGTQFPHGADAYIEQLASVIPMDNGTVRTALDTGCGVASWGAYLFKKNVITMSFAPRDSHEAQVQFALERGVPAIIGVLGTIKLPYPPRAFDMAHCSRCLIQWGGNEGIYLEEVDRVLRPGGYWILSGPPINWRNNYEAWERPKEELEEEQRKIEEIAQILCWKKIYEKDEIAIWRKSINDQKCSERDDRVSLCKSSYVHDVWYKKMEACVTPYPETSSSDEVAGGELQPFPERLKTVPPRVGGGNIPGISADVFQEDAKLWQKHVNAYKRTNKILDSGRYRNIMDMNAGLAGFAAALESSKLWVMNVVPTITEKDTLGAIYERGLIGIYHDWCEAFSTYPRTYDLIHASGLFSLYKDQCKMEDILLEMDRILRPEGAIIIRDNADVLIRIKKIVSGMRWKTKMVDNEDGPLISEKILFAVKRYWVAGGDN; translated from the exons atggcAACAAAAGGGAATTCAGGAGAAAATAGAAACAGAAACTCTGTTTCTATCTTCATTGCAGCAggtctttgtttttttttctacgTGTTAGGAGCGTGGCAGCGAAGTGGATCGGTGAAGGGAGATAATATAGCCCTCGAAATCACCAAAAAAGCAGAGGAATGTGGCGGCATTGTGTCGAATCTCGAGTTCGAAACCCATCACGGTGAGGATGTCGGAAGATCAGGCGATCCAGTTTTGGACGTCAAAGAGTTTGAACCTTGTGATGATAAGTACACAGATCATACGCCTTGTCAAGAACAAGCGCGGGCCATGACATTTCCTCGAGAGAACATGAACTACAGGGAGAGGCATTGTCCATCGGAGGATGAGAAGTTGAGTTGCCTTGTTCCAGCGCCAAAAGGCTACGTCACGCCCTTTCGATGGCCTAAGAGTCGCGATTATGTGCCTTATGCGAACGCGCCTCATAAGAGTTTGACGGTTGAGAAGGCGGTGCAGAATTGGGTGCAATATGAAGGAAACGTGTTCAGGTTTCCAGGAGGTGGTACGCAGTTTCCTCATGGGGCGGATGCGTATATCGAGCAACTCGCTTCTGTGATCCCAATGGACAATGGAACAGTCAGAACTGCTCTTGATACTGGATGTGGG GTGGCAAGTTGGGGTGCCTATCTGTTCAAGAAAAACGTGATCACCATGTCATTTGCACCTAGAGACTCTCATGAGGCACAAGTTCAATTTGCTCTGGAAAGAGGCGTTCCTGCAATCATCGGCGTACTTGGAACTATAAAGCTTCCGTATCCTCCCAGGGCGTTTGATATGGCTCATTGTTCGCGTTGTTTGATACAATGGGGTGGTAATG AAGGCATATACTTGGAGGAAGTGGATCGAGTGCTTAGACCTGGAGGCTACTGGATACTCTCTGGTCCTCCTATCAACTGGAGAAATAATTACGAGGCGTGGGAACGCCCTAAAGAGGAACTTGAAGAAGAACAGAGAAAGATTGAAGAGATTGCCCAAATTCTCTGCTGGAAGAAGATTTATGAGAAGGATGAGATAGCTATATGGAGGAAAAGTATTAATGATCAGAAATGCAGTGAGCGAGATGATCGCGTCTCATTATGCAAATCATCATACGTGCATGATGTCTG GTACAAAAAAATGGAGGCATGTGTAACTCCTTACCCGGAGACCTCGAGTTCAGACGAAGTTGCTGGTGGAGAACTACAACCATTTCCAGAGAGACTTAAAACTGTTCCTCCAAGAGTAGGGGGTGGAAATATACCCGGAATATCTGCTGATGTCTTCCAAGAAGACGCGAAATTGTGGCAGAAACATGTGAACGCTTATAAGAGGACTAACAAGATTCTTGATTCGGGAAGATACAGGAATATCATGGACATGAATGCTGGTCTAGCAGGTTTTGCTGCGGCGCTTGAATCGTCTAAACTTTGGGTCATGAATGTCGTGCCAACAATAACTGAGAAAGACACACTTGGAGCTATTTATGAACGTGGATTGATTGGAATATACCATGATT GGTGTGAAGCTTTCTCTACATATCCTAGGACATATGATCTAATTCATGCCAGTGGACTCTTCAGCTTGTACAAGGACCA GTGCAAAATGGAAGACATTCTCTTAGAAATGGATAGAATTTTAAGGCCAGAAGGCGCGATTATAATCCGAGACAATGCTGATGTTCTGATCAGAATCAAGAAAATCGTGTCGGGTATGAGATGGAAAACGAAAATGGTAGATAATGAAGATGGCCCTTTAATCTCGGAGAAGATACTATTTGCTGTGAAACGATACTGGGTTGCTGGAGGAGACAATTAA
- the LOC140874347 gene encoding probable methyltransferase PMT2 isoform X2, with amino-acid sequence MATKGNSGENRNRNSVSIFIAAGLCFFFYVLGAWQRSGSVKGDNIALEITKKAEECGGIVSNLEFETHHGEDVGRSGDPVLDVKEFEPCDDKYTDHTPCQEQARAMTFPRENMNYRERHCPSEDEKLSCLVPAPKGYVTPFRWPKSRDYVPYANAPHKSLTVEKAVQNWVQYEGNVFRFPGGGTQFPHGADAYIEQLASVIPMDNGTVRTALDTGCGVASWGAYLFKKNVITMSFAPRDSHEAQVQFALERGVPAIIGVLGTIKLPYPPRAFDMAHCSRCLIQWGGNEGIYLEEVDRVLRPGGYWILSGPPINWRNNYEAWERPKEELEEEQRKIEEIAQILCWKKIYEKDEIAIWRKSINDQKCSERDDRVSLCKSSYVHDVWYKKMEACVTPYPETSSSDEVAGGELQPFPERLKTVPPRVGGGNIPGISADVFQEDAKLWQKHVNAYKRTNKILDSGRYRNIMDMNAGLAGFAAALESSKLWVMNVVPTITEKDTLGAIYERGSYDLIHASGLFSLYKDQCKMEDILLEMDRILRPEGAIIIRDNADVLIRIKKIVSGMRWKTKMVDNEDGPLISEKILFAVKRYWVAGGDN; translated from the exons atggcAACAAAAGGGAATTCAGGAGAAAATAGAAACAGAAACTCTGTTTCTATCTTCATTGCAGCAggtctttgtttttttttctacgTGTTAGGAGCGTGGCAGCGAAGTGGATCGGTGAAGGGAGATAATATAGCCCTCGAAATCACCAAAAAAGCAGAGGAATGTGGCGGCATTGTGTCGAATCTCGAGTTCGAAACCCATCACGGTGAGGATGTCGGAAGATCAGGCGATCCAGTTTTGGACGTCAAAGAGTTTGAACCTTGTGATGATAAGTACACAGATCATACGCCTTGTCAAGAACAAGCGCGGGCCATGACATTTCCTCGAGAGAACATGAACTACAGGGAGAGGCATTGTCCATCGGAGGATGAGAAGTTGAGTTGCCTTGTTCCAGCGCCAAAAGGCTACGTCACGCCCTTTCGATGGCCTAAGAGTCGCGATTATGTGCCTTATGCGAACGCGCCTCATAAGAGTTTGACGGTTGAGAAGGCGGTGCAGAATTGGGTGCAATATGAAGGAAACGTGTTCAGGTTTCCAGGAGGTGGTACGCAGTTTCCTCATGGGGCGGATGCGTATATCGAGCAACTCGCTTCTGTGATCCCAATGGACAATGGAACAGTCAGAACTGCTCTTGATACTGGATGTGGG GTGGCAAGTTGGGGTGCCTATCTGTTCAAGAAAAACGTGATCACCATGTCATTTGCACCTAGAGACTCTCATGAGGCACAAGTTCAATTTGCTCTGGAAAGAGGCGTTCCTGCAATCATCGGCGTACTTGGAACTATAAAGCTTCCGTATCCTCCCAGGGCGTTTGATATGGCTCATTGTTCGCGTTGTTTGATACAATGGGGTGGTAATG AAGGCATATACTTGGAGGAAGTGGATCGAGTGCTTAGACCTGGAGGCTACTGGATACTCTCTGGTCCTCCTATCAACTGGAGAAATAATTACGAGGCGTGGGAACGCCCTAAAGAGGAACTTGAAGAAGAACAGAGAAAGATTGAAGAGATTGCCCAAATTCTCTGCTGGAAGAAGATTTATGAGAAGGATGAGATAGCTATATGGAGGAAAAGTATTAATGATCAGAAATGCAGTGAGCGAGATGATCGCGTCTCATTATGCAAATCATCATACGTGCATGATGTCTG GTACAAAAAAATGGAGGCATGTGTAACTCCTTACCCGGAGACCTCGAGTTCAGACGAAGTTGCTGGTGGAGAACTACAACCATTTCCAGAGAGACTTAAAACTGTTCCTCCAAGAGTAGGGGGTGGAAATATACCCGGAATATCTGCTGATGTCTTCCAAGAAGACGCGAAATTGTGGCAGAAACATGTGAACGCTTATAAGAGGACTAACAAGATTCTTGATTCGGGAAGATACAGGAATATCATGGACATGAATGCTGGTCTAGCAGGTTTTGCTGCGGCGCTTGAATCGTCTAAACTTTGGGTCATGAATGTCGTGCCAACAATAACTGAGAAAGACACACTTGGAGCTATTTATGAACGTGGAT CATATGATCTAATTCATGCCAGTGGACTCTTCAGCTTGTACAAGGACCA GTGCAAAATGGAAGACATTCTCTTAGAAATGGATAGAATTTTAAGGCCAGAAGGCGCGATTATAATCCGAGACAATGCTGATGTTCTGATCAGAATCAAGAAAATCGTGTCGGGTATGAGATGGAAAACGAAAATGGTAGATAATGAAGATGGCCCTTTAATCTCGGAGAAGATACTATTTGCTGTGAAACGATACTGGGTTGCTGGAGGAGACAATTAA